A region from the Alnus glutinosa chromosome 5, dhAlnGlut1.1, whole genome shotgun sequence genome encodes:
- the LOC133869381 gene encoding uncharacterized protein LOC133869381, giving the protein MAWMLSLKALLISTCVVFVGLALKLGAPLVVGITGSHAPLIWASILSWLKPPYLYVIINCIIISIAASSRFHHQSSERDLPDDPRYSSRSDASAEISPEFGLLELTVAYEQREETVDSVSEVTEAVVMIGSTEEEEEEFVGSQPMRMDSSEIPSGVLFTPEKPLVSARFGHRKPVKASTEGGRALRVAKPKRHETLENTWKAITEGRAMPLSRHVKKWDTWESHGRGIIVETLEPSQSQSQVNKSETFKDRTNEITSSPGATTSRLRKEPSLSQEDLNRRVEAFIKKFNEEMRLQRQESLNRYAEMINRGS; this is encoded by the exons ATGGCGTGGATGCTGTCCCTGAAAGCTCTGCTCATCTCAACTTGCGTGGTGTTTGTGGGTTTGGCTTTGAAGCTCGGCGCGCCGCTGGTGGTGGGGATCACGGGATCTCACGCGCCTCTCATATGGGCGTCGATCCTCTCCTGGCTCAAGCCACCCTACCTCTACGTTATCATCAACTGTATCATCATCTCCATCGCTGCCTCTTCGAGGTTCCACCACCAGAGCTCAGAACGAGACCTCCCAGATGACCCAAGGTACTCGTCGCGCTCGGACGCTTCTGCCGAGATCTCTCCGGAGTTCGGCCTTCTGGAGTTGACGGTGGCGTACGAGCAGAGAGAAGAGACTGTGGACTCTGTTTCGGAGGTGACAGAGGCTGTGGTGATGATAGGATCtacggaggaggaggaggaggagttcGTGGGCTCCCAGCCGATGAGGATGGACTCATCGGAGATTCCGTCGGGGGTTCTTTTTACGCCGGAGAAACCTCTGGTTTCTGCGAGGTTCGGTCATCGGAAACCGGTCAAAGCCAGTACCGAAG GTGGGAGAGCGTTGAGAGTGGCAAAGCCGAAGCGGCACGAGACGCTGGAGAACACGTGGAAGGCGATAACGGAAGGGCGAGCAATGCCACTGAGCAGGCACGTGAAGAAGTGGGACACGTGGGAGAGTCACGGCCGTGGAATCATCGTGGAGACGCTGGAGCCGTCGCAGTCGCAGTCGCAGGTGAACAAATCCGAGACATTCAAGGACCGCACCAACGAGATAACCTCGTCGCCCGGGGCCACGACGTCGAGGCTTCGCAAAGAGCCGTCGCTGAGTCAAGAAGATTTGAACCGGCGAGTGGAGGCATTTATTAAGAAATTCAACGAGGAAATGAGGTTGCAGAGGCAAGAGTCGTTGAATCGGTACGCGGAGATGATCAACCGTGGAAGCTAG
- the LOC133869957 gene encoding syntaxin-124-like: protein MNDLFSSSFKKYTDLKQQAYVDDMEAGKDSVNLDRFFEDVENVKEDMRQVERLYRKLQEANEESKIVHNARTMKGLRARMDKDVEQVLKRVKVIKGKLEGLERSNAAHRSLPGCGPGSSADRTRTSVVGGLGKKLKDMMDDFQGLRARMTAEYKETVERRYFTITGEKANEETIENLISSGESESFLQKAIQEQGRGQILDTISEIQERHDAVKEIEKNLIELHQVFLDMAALVEAQGHQLNDIESHVAHASSFVRRGTDQLQEATGYQKSSRKWTCIAISVGAVVVVVLLFPLLKNIFPQLFML from the coding sequence ATGAACGACTTGTTCTCGAGCTCGTTTAAGAAATACACAGACCTGAAGCAGCAGGCTTACGTGGACGACATGGAAGCCGGCAAAGACAGTGTCAACCTCGACAGATtctttgaagatgtcgagaATGTCAAGGAGGACATGAGGCAAGTTGAGAGGCTGTATAGGAAGTTACAAGAAGCCAACGAAGAGAGCAAAATCGTCCACAATGCTAGAACCATGAAAGGGCTTCGAGCCCGGATGGACAAAGATGTTGAGCAGGTCCTCAAACGTGTCAAAGTTATTAAGGGAAAGCTTGAAGGCTTAGAACGTTCCAACGCAGCGCACCGAAGCCTTCCGGGGTGCGGTCCGGGCTCTTCCGCCGACCGAACCAGGACGTCGGTGGTCGGCGGGTTGGGGAAAAAACTCAAGGACATGATGGATGACTTTCAGGGGCTAAGAGCCAGAATGACAGCGGAGTATAAGGAAACAGTGGAACGCAGGTATTTCACAATTACGGGAGAGAAGGCGAACGAGGAAACCATTGAGAATCTGATATCGAGTGGGGAAAGCGAAAGCTTTCTGCAAAAGGCAATTCAGGAACAAGGGAGAGGTCAAATATTGGACACCATATCAGAGATTCAAGAAAGACACGATGCTGTGAAGGAGATAGAGAAGAATTTGATTGAACTCCACCAGGTGTTCTTGGACATGGCTGCTCTGGTGGAGGCTCAGGGTCACCAGCTCAATGACATAGAGAGCCACGTGGCGCATGCCAGCTCGTTTGTGAGACGAGGTACCGATCAGCTTCAGGAGGCTACCGGGTACCAGAAGAGCTCCAGGAAGTGGACATGCATCGCCATTTCTGTTGGTGCAGTTGTCGTCGTCGTCCTTCTATTTCcactcttaaaaaatatttttccccaaTTGTTTAtgttatag
- the LOC133869602 gene encoding vacuolar protein sorting-associated protein 28 homolog 1, with amino-acid sequence MEVKLWNDKREREMYENFAELYAIIKATEKLEKAYIRDIISPSEYEIECQKLIVHFKTLASSLKDTVPSIERFADTYKMDCPAAINRLVISGVPATVEHRAAASASTTTSAAIVAECVQNFITAMDSLKLNMVAVDQVHPLLSDLSGSLNKLTILPPDFEGKTKMKEWIVRLSKMGAADELTEQQARQLHFDLESSYNSFMAALPNAGT; translated from the coding sequence ATGGAGGTTAAGCTATGGAACGACAAGCGCGAGAGGGAAATGTATGAGAACTTTGCTGAGCTTTATGCAATAATCAAGGCCACCGAGAAGCTTGAGAAGGCCTATATTCGTGATATAATATCCCCATCTGAATATGAAATTGAATGCCAAAAACTCATTGTCCATTTTAAGACCTTAGCTTCCTCACTCAAAGATACAGTCCCGAGTATTGAGAGGTTTGCAGATACCTACAAAATGGATTGCCCGGCGGCTATAAACCGCCTGGTGATCTCCGGGGTGCCTGCCACAGTGGAGCACCGTGCGGCTGCATCTGCCTCCACAACCACCTCGGCTGCCATTGTGGCGGAGTGCGTTCAGAATTTCATTACTGCAATGGACTCATTGAAGCTAAATATGGTGGCGGTTGATCAGGTGCACCCGCTGCTGTCGGACCTCTCAGGTTCGCTCAATAAGTTGACTATTTTGCCACCGGATTTCGAAGGAAAGACAAAGATGAAGGAGTGGATTGTGAGGTTGTCAAAGATGGGGGCAGCAGATGAGTTGACGGAACAGCAGGCTCGCCAGCTCCATTTTGATCTGGAGTCTTCGTATAATTCATTCATGGCGGCTTTGCCTAATGCTGGTACGTGA
- the LOC133868201 gene encoding uncharacterized protein LOC133868201 has product MSIERDLYPSQDDLLYEEEVLRNPFSLKLWWRYLIARSEAPFRKRFVLYERAVKALPGSYKLWHAYLRERLELVRNLPISHSQYETLNNTFERALVTMHKMPRIWFMYLQTLTHQKLVTRTRRTFDRALCALPVTQHDRIWEPYLLFVSQKGVPIETSLRVYRRYLKYDPTHIEDFIEFLLNSSLWQEASERLASVLNDDSFFSIKGKTKHRLWLELCDLLTRHATEVSGLNVDAIIRGGIRKFTDEVGRLWTSLAEYYIRRNLHEKARDIFEEGIMTVVTVRDFSVIFDSYSQFEESMLAHKMENVSSSDEEDEGEEENGVEDDEDVRLDIDLSVAKLEKKMLNGFWLHDDKDIDLRIARLEYLINRRPELANSVLLRQNPHNVEQWHRRVKLFEGNPTKQILTYTEAVRTVDPMKAVGKPHTLWINFSKLYESHKDIANARVIFDKAVQVNYKTVDHLATLYCEWAEMELRHKNFKGALDLMRRATAEPSVEVKRRVAADGNEPVQMKLYKSLRLWTFYVDLEESLGNLESTRAVYERILDLRIATPQIILNYAFLLEEHRYFEDAFKVYERGVKIFKYPHVKDVWVTYLSKFVKRYGKTKLERARELFEHAVETAPADAVKPLYLQYAKLEEDYGLAKRAMMVYDKATKAVPNNEKLSMYEIYIARAAEIFGVPKTREIYEQAIESGLPDKDVKTMCLKYAELEKSLGEIDRARGVYVFASQFADPRSDGDFWNKWHEFEVQHGNEDTFREMLRIKRSVSASYSQTHFILPEYLMQKDQRLDLDDARDKLKQAGVAEDEMAALERQLAPTATTAKDSSRKVGFVSAGIESQTDGGTKATANHEEIELPEESDSDEDEKVEIAQKDVPDAVFGGLVRKRDDEAEKDGEEHNAAATKDRDGESRLGALERIKRQKKGA; this is encoded by the exons ATGTCTATCGAGAGGGATCTCTACCCCTCACAGGACGACCTCCTCTACGAAGAGGAGGTACTCCGCAACCCGTTTAGCCTCAAGCTCTGGTGGCGCTACCTAATCGCACGCTCCGAAGCCCCTTTCCGGAAGCGATTTGTCCTCTACGAGAGAGCCGTCAAGGCCCTCCCTGGAAGCTACAAGCTGTGGCACGCCTATCTCCGCGAGCGCCTCGAGCTCGTACGCAACCTCCCCATCTCCCACTCCCAGTATGAAACCCTAAACAACACCTTCGAGCGAGCCCTTGTCACCATGCACAAGATGCCCCGCATTTGGTTCATGTACCTCCAAACCCTAACCCACCAGAAGCTCGTCACCCGGACTCGCCGCACCTTCGACCGGGCCCTCTGCGCGTTACCGGTGACCCAGCACGATCGGATTTGGGAACCCTACCTCCTGTTCGTCAGCCAAAAGGGTGTCCCGATCGAGACCTCGCTTAGGGTTTATCGCAGGTACTTGAAATACGACCCTACTCATATAGAAGATTTCATTGAATTTTTGCTTAATTCGAGTCTTTGGCAAGAGGCTTCAGAGCGATTAGCTTCGGTGTTGAATGATGATTCTTTTTTTTCGATAAAGGGGAAGACTAAACATAGGTTGTGGTTGGAGTTGTGTGATTTGCTCACTAGGCATGCCACCGAGGTCTCTGGTTTGAATGTGGATGCGATAATTAGAGGTGGGATTAGGAAGTTCACGGACGAGGTTGGGCGGCTGTGGACCTCCCTTGCCGAGTATTATATTAGGAGGAATTTGCATGAAAAGGCAAGGGATATATTCGAGGAGGGTATCATGACTGTGGTCACTGTGAGGGACTTTAGTGTGATTTTTGATTCATATTCGCAGTTTGAGGAGAGCATGCTTGCTCACAAGATGGAGAACGTGAGCTCGAGTGACGAGGAGGATGAAGGAGAGGAAGAAAATGGTgttgaagatgatgaagatgttCGGTTGGATATTGATTTATCGGTGGCCAAGCTTGAGAAGAAGATGCTTAACGGGTTTTGGTTACACGACGATAAGGATATAGATTTGAGGATTGCTCGATTAGAGTATCTCATTAATAGAAGGCCCGAATTGGCTAACAGTGTTCTGTTACGACAAAATCCTCATAATGTGGAGCAGTGGCATAGAAGGGTGAAGTTGTTTGAGGGTAACCCCACAAAGCAGATCTTGACTTACACTGAGGCGGTGAGGACGGTTGATCCTATGAAAGCCGTGGGGAAGCCTCACACATTGTGGATTAATTTTTCCAAGCTGTATGAGAGCCACAAGGATATTGCCAATGCCAGAGTTATATTTGATAAGGCTGTGCAAGTGAACTACAAGACTGTTGATCATCTGGCTACTTTGTATTGTGAGTGGGCTGAAATGGAACTGAGGCATAAGAATTTCAAAGGAGCACTGGATTTGATGAGGCGGGCCACAGCAGAGCCATCAGTGGAGGTCAAACGAAGAG TGGCTGCTGATGGGAATGAACCAGTTCAGATGAAGCTCTATAAGTCCTTGAGACTTTGGACCTTCTATGTTGATTTAGAAGAGAGCCTGGGTAACTTGGAATCCACTCGAGCAGTTTATGAGCGGATATTGGATCTAAGAATAGCCACACCGCAAATTATTCTCAATTATGCATTTCTGCTGGAA GAACATAGATACTTCGAAGATGCATTCAAAGTATATGaaagaggtgtcaagattttTAAGTATCCACATGTCAAAGACGTATGGGTTACATACCTCTCAAAATTTGTAAAGAGATATGGAAAGACAAAACTAGAGCGGGCAAGAGAGCTGTTTGAGCATGCTGTTGAAACG GCGCCTGCTGATGCAGTAAAACCATTGTATCTTCAATATGCAAAGCTGGAGGAGGATTATGGTCTGGCAAAGCGAGCTATGATGGTCTATGATAAAGCAACTAAGGCTGTTCCAAACAACGAGAAATTGAGCATGTATGAAATTTACATTGCTCGAGCGGCAGAGATTTTTGGTGTCCCGAAAACAAGGGAAATATATGAGCAAGCGATAGAGTCTGGTCTTCCAGACAAAGATGTCAAGACCATGTGCTTGAAATATGCCGAGCTTGAGAAGAGCTTGGGAGAAATTGATCGTGCTCGTGGAGTATATGTATTTGCATCTCAATTTGCAGATCCACGATCTGACGGGGACTTCTGGAATAAATGGCACGAGTTTGAGGTGCAGCATGGAAATGAAGATACCTTCCGAGAAATGCTTCGTATTAAAAGAAGTGTTTCTGCAAGCTATAGTCAG ACACATTTCATCCTGCCTGAATATCTGATGCAAAAGGATCAGAGATTGGACCTTGATGATGCAAGAGACAAATTGAAACAAGCTGGGGTTGCTGAAGATGAAATGGCTGCTCTCGAAAGGCAGTTAGCTCCCACAGCCACCACTGCTAAAGATAGCAGCAGAAAAGTGGGCTTTGTGAGTGCCGGTATTGAATCACAGACTGATGGAGGTACAAAAGCAACCGCAAATCATGAAGAAATTGAGCTACCAGAAGAAAGCGATTCGGATGAGGACGAGAAAGTTGAAATCGCACAAAAAGATGTTCCAGATGCGGTTTTCGGAGGTTTGGTTCGTAAGAGAGATGATGAGGCTGAAAAAGATGGGGAAGAGCACAATGCTGCAGCTACTAAAGATAGGGATGGTGAGAGCCGCCTAGGCGCCCTGGAGAGAATAAAGAGGCAAAAGAAAGGAGCCTGA